Within the Candidatus Culexarchaeum yellowstonense genome, the region ATCGAAAAGCAAAAGTTGAAGGTTACAGATCTAGAGCAGCATACAAATTGAAGGAGATAAATAAGAAGTACAATGTTATGAGGAGAGGAGATATAGTTATAGACTTAGGAGCTGCACCTGGAGGATGGATACAAGTCTCAAGAGAAATCGTGGGGGATGATGGGCTAGTGATAGGTGTAGATATAAATGAAATAGAGAAGTTCCCATGGAATAATATCATAACAATACGAGCAGACATAACAAATGAAAACATAGTGGAGATTATAAGAAGTGCAATTCCTAATGGATACATGGCAGATGTGATACTATCAGACGCTGCTCCAAAAATTTCCGGAATATGGGATACTGATCATGCAAGACAAATATTCATAGCAGAAAATGCATTGAAAATAGCTAGAGAACTTCTGAAACCAAATGGTAGATGTGTAA harbors:
- a CDS encoding RlmE family RNA methyltransferase, with protein sequence MREGHHNRMDYYYRKAKVEGYRSRAAYKLKEINKKYNVMRRGDIVIDLGAAPGGWIQVSREIVGDDGLVIGVDINEIEKFPWNNIITIRADITNENIVEIIRSAIPNGYMADVILSDAAPKISGIWDTDHARQIFIAENALKIARELLKPNGRCVIKVFQGPLLNDFINKVKEEFVEVKIFKPSASRKESSEIYVIAKRRKIAPSQK